The following proteins come from a genomic window of Pirellula staleyi DSM 6068:
- a CDS encoding AAA family ATPase — protein sequence MDSHLEIDGVSLKLSHPHDATGQWIGQYEVLEQLLACWLTVGDEDLPLTPRLIGSPGIGKTALAMAGAKLRQQELYIYQCTADTRPEDLLVTPVLAESGKIAYHASPLVTAMIRGGVCVLDEGNRMNEKSWASLAPLFDQRRYVESIVAGITIKAHKNFRCTVTMNQDESTYEIPDYILSRLQPGLALGFPDRQDEMSILQYHLPFAEPEMLALTVDFLQRAHSLKLDFSPRDGINMLRYAIKRLSQKSDHPLSRDAAWREALEKCLGDDALDLDAAARRRSRTLGDSQVPLGLGDFFFDPDDPLHPDRMDDDEDDDS from the coding sequence ATGGATAGTCATTTGGAGATCGATGGGGTCTCGCTCAAATTGAGCCACCCCCACGACGCGACCGGCCAATGGATTGGTCAATACGAGGTTTTGGAGCAGCTGCTGGCATGTTGGTTGACGGTGGGGGACGAAGATCTGCCACTTACGCCTCGCTTAATCGGCTCGCCCGGTATCGGCAAAACCGCGCTGGCGATGGCAGGGGCCAAGCTCCGTCAGCAAGAGCTGTATATCTATCAGTGCACCGCCGATACGCGTCCCGAGGATCTGCTCGTCACGCCGGTGCTCGCCGAAAGTGGCAAGATTGCCTACCACGCTTCGCCGCTGGTTACTGCGATGATTCGTGGCGGTGTCTGTGTGCTCGACGAAGGAAACCGGATGAACGAAAAGTCGTGGGCCAGCTTGGCTCCACTTTTTGATCAGCGGCGTTACGTCGAATCGATCGTCGCGGGGATCACGATCAAAGCGCACAAGAACTTTCGCTGCACCGTGACGATGAACCAGGACGAATCGACCTACGAGATTCCGGACTATATCCTCAGCCGACTTCAGCCGGGACTTGCACTCGGCTTTCCTGATCGGCAAGACGAGATGTCGATCCTGCAATATCACCTGCCCTTTGCCGAGCCAGAGATGCTGGCGCTGACCGTCGACTTTCTGCAGCGAGCGCACAGCTTGAAGCTCGATTTTTCGCCGCGCGATGGCATTAACATGCTCCGCTACGCGATCAAACGCCTGTCGCAAAAGAGCGATCATCCTCTTTCGCGCGATGCAGCCTGGCGCGAGGCACTCGAGAAATGTCTCGGAGACGATGCCCTCGATCTCGATGCTGCCGCGCGACGTCGCAGCCGCACACTCGGTGATTCGCAAGTTCCACTGGGGCTCGGCGACTTCTTCTTCGATCCCGATGATCCGCTGCATCCCGATCGGATGGACGACGACGAGGACGACGATTCGTAA
- a CDS encoding prolyl oligopeptidase family serine peptidase, translated as MHLATSRSIARRSTTIALLLTTLCLALLSPVAAQTTKRIPPIPRVLPPPGIQLQPEVRERLEIKLADLRQRYAKVNQHPERADVDALLKSVEFAIEIGEFYNEKEVAKAEEILELASLRLASLVKKLVPWQRQTGLVVRGFHSAIDGSPQPYGLVIPEKHDFTKPVPLYVWLHGRGDKATDLHFVHERMTKTGQISPPGAIVLHAFGRQCVGFKSAGEIDVLEAIAAVEQRYSIDPSRIVMMGFSMGGAGAWHLGAHYADKFVAVAPGAGFAETARYVKLTPQNYPPKYEQLLWGAYDVPGYVRNLFNTTTIAYSGELDKQIQAARVMEEAFTAEGKMLTHLIGPGVEHKYEPKTLEKLLAQIGEVVAQGKSEFPSRISLQTRTLRYSRLYWVEATGLARHWEDSRIDAELDKDTVVLTTKNIRELAIYDPVVSLLRKVNIDGTELSLAAASKPGAPLVLRQSEQGWEIAGSSIDTTTLRKFPKLQGPIDDAFMGPFLVVTPTGKSQNPRFQAWVDFELAHLRSRWKEVMRGTLPEKADREVTADDLKHHNLILFGDSDSNYAIERLSPRLPIKSVGGQWTWGDQTYDGDQFVPAYIFPSPLRGDAPRYVVLNSGLTFREAHDKTNSQQNPKLPDWAILDLEQTPSAISAGKVVEAGFFGEQWERLPAVE; from the coding sequence ATGCACCTTGCTACCTCTCGCTCGATAGCTCGGCGATCCACAACCATCGCGCTACTGCTCACAACGCTCTGCTTAGCCCTCCTATCACCAGTCGCTGCGCAGACGACGAAGCGGATCCCGCCGATTCCACGCGTCCTTCCACCTCCCGGTATTCAGCTGCAGCCGGAAGTTCGAGAGCGACTCGAAATTAAACTGGCCGACTTGCGTCAGCGCTACGCGAAAGTGAATCAGCATCCCGAGCGAGCCGATGTCGACGCGCTGCTGAAGTCGGTCGAGTTTGCCATCGAAATTGGCGAGTTCTATAACGAAAAAGAAGTGGCCAAAGCCGAGGAGATTCTCGAACTGGCATCGCTGCGGTTGGCTTCGCTCGTCAAAAAGCTGGTCCCTTGGCAGAGGCAAACGGGACTGGTGGTGCGCGGGTTCCATAGCGCCATCGATGGAAGTCCTCAGCCTTATGGACTGGTGATTCCCGAGAAGCACGATTTCACCAAGCCTGTCCCACTCTATGTCTGGCTTCATGGACGTGGCGACAAAGCGACCGATCTCCACTTCGTGCACGAGCGAATGACCAAGACGGGACAGATCTCTCCACCGGGCGCGATCGTCCTGCATGCGTTTGGGAGGCAATGTGTCGGATTTAAATCGGCAGGCGAGATCGATGTGCTCGAGGCGATAGCCGCTGTCGAGCAGCGCTACAGCATCGACCCATCGCGGATCGTCATGATGGGGTTCTCGATGGGTGGAGCAGGGGCTTGGCATCTGGGGGCACATTACGCCGACAAGTTTGTAGCGGTAGCTCCCGGCGCTGGATTTGCCGAGACCGCACGCTACGTCAAGCTAACGCCGCAGAACTATCCTCCGAAATACGAGCAACTGCTGTGGGGTGCCTACGACGTGCCAGGCTATGTTCGCAATTTGTTCAACACCACCACGATTGCTTACAGCGGAGAACTCGACAAACAGATCCAGGCGGCACGTGTGATGGAAGAGGCCTTCACCGCCGAGGGGAAGATGCTCACACATCTGATCGGTCCTGGGGTGGAGCATAAGTACGAGCCCAAAACGCTCGAGAAACTGCTGGCTCAGATCGGCGAGGTGGTAGCTCAAGGAAAGAGCGAATTTCCTTCACGCATCTCCCTGCAAACACGAACGCTCCGTTACAGCCGCCTCTACTGGGTAGAAGCAACGGGGCTCGCGCGCCACTGGGAAGATTCGCGGATCGATGCCGAGCTCGACAAAGATACGGTGGTTCTGACGACGAAAAATATCCGTGAGCTGGCGATCTACGATCCGGTTGTTTCGCTGCTCCGCAAGGTGAATATCGACGGGACGGAGCTCTCCCTGGCAGCGGCGAGTAAGCCCGGCGCGCCGCTGGTGCTTCGTCAATCGGAACAAGGATGGGAGATTGCCGGTTCGTCGATCGATACCACAACGCTGCGCAAGTTTCCCAAACTGCAGGGGCCTATCGACGATGCCTTCATGGGGCCGTTTCTGGTCGTTACACCGACAGGCAAAAGCCAAAACCCTCGTTTCCAGGCTTGGGTTGATTTTGAGCTCGCGCATTTGCGAAGTCGCTGGAAAGAGGTGATGCGGGGCACGCTTCCTGAAAAAGCAGATCGTGAAGTGACGGCCGACGATCTGAAGCACCACAACCTCATTCTGTTTGGCGATAGCGATTCGAACTATGCCATCGAACGTCTGTCGCCACGCTTGCCGATCAAGTCGGTCGGAGGGCAGTGGACGTGGGGAGATCAAACCTACGATGGGGACCAGTTCGTACCAGCCTATATCTTTCCGAGTCCGTTGCGGGGAGATGCGCCGAGGTATGTGGTGCTCAATAGCGGGCTCACCTTCCGCGAGGCTCACGACAAAACCAACTCGCAGCAGAATCCGAAGTTGCCCGACTGGGCGATTCTCGACCTCGAGCAAACCCCCAGTGCGATCTCGGCAGGAAAAGTTGTCGAGGCTGGTTTCTTCGGCGAGCAGTGGGAGCGTTTGCCAGCCGTTGAATAA
- a CDS encoding DUF1549 domain-containing protein, whose amino-acid sequence MLGLTGGPVSAADRPDPIATAAEVDKLLTTELGKSEVPLASSDIYLRRVTLDIAGRPPSIGEITAFSFDPSDAKRSAVVDRLLSTDDYATNWARYYRDVILYRRTEDRAVIVSQELEKYLAGKLSSGASWGEIATEIITAEGEYEDNGATSLIIAQQGRPEETVSEISRIFLGIQIQCAQCHDHPTDRWKREQFHELAAFFPRVASRIIIQPDRRSIAVTVSDSPFGRNFSMNNVRFRGSPEHFMPDLKDPSSQGTKMQPVFFVTGQKLPLGAKDADRRGELSKWITAKDNPYFSQALVNRLWSELVGEGFYEPVDDIGPDRTATAPQTLEYLATKFAEADYDHRWLLKTIIATEAYQRESRSRREPDEVPMQANVSQRLRSDQLFSSLLVALDLSEPETPAGAPGGPYANFRSPRNLFASAFGYDPSNLRDEVQTSIPQALVMMNSPIFSRAISARSRTSGLGKLLVEISDDREAVMELYLRVLARQPSLSEQETALNYIRSTTSRGEAFEDLLWTLLNSTEFLHRR is encoded by the coding sequence ATGCTTGGCCTGACAGGGGGGCCTGTTTCTGCGGCCGATCGCCCCGATCCCATCGCGACCGCTGCCGAGGTCGACAAGCTGCTGACTACGGAGCTCGGCAAAAGCGAAGTGCCGCTCGCCAGTAGCGATATCTACTTGCGGCGTGTCACGCTCGACATCGCAGGTCGTCCACCATCAATCGGCGAGATCACGGCCTTCTCGTTCGATCCTTCCGACGCTAAGCGGAGCGCTGTGGTGGATCGGCTGCTTTCCACTGACGACTATGCCACGAACTGGGCCCGTTACTATCGCGACGTGATCCTGTATCGCCGGACGGAAGATCGAGCGGTGATTGTGTCGCAGGAACTCGAAAAGTATCTCGCGGGGAAACTCTCGAGCGGCGCTTCGTGGGGAGAGATCGCGACCGAGATCATCACCGCTGAAGGGGAGTATGAGGATAACGGCGCGACATCACTGATCATCGCTCAGCAAGGCCGCCCCGAGGAAACCGTGAGTGAAATCTCACGCATCTTTTTAGGGATTCAGATTCAGTGTGCGCAGTGTCACGATCATCCGACCGACCGCTGGAAGCGCGAGCAGTTTCATGAACTGGCGGCGTTCTTCCCACGCGTAGCCTCGCGGATCATCATACAGCCCGATCGCCGGAGTATTGCGGTGACGGTTTCGGACAGCCCGTTTGGCCGCAATTTCAGCATGAATAATGTTCGCTTCCGTGGGTCGCCCGAGCACTTCATGCCCGACCTCAAAGATCCGTCGTCACAAGGGACGAAGATGCAGCCGGTCTTCTTTGTGACGGGGCAAAAGCTTCCGCTCGGTGCGAAGGATGCCGATCGTCGCGGCGAACTTTCGAAATGGATCACCGCTAAGGATAATCCCTACTTCTCGCAGGCGCTGGTGAATCGCTTGTGGAGCGAACTGGTCGGAGAAGGTTTCTACGAGCCTGTCGACGATATTGGTCCCGATCGAACGGCAACAGCTCCCCAAACACTTGAGTACCTGGCCACCAAGTTTGCCGAAGCGGACTACGATCATCGCTGGTTACTCAAGACGATTATTGCAACCGAAGCATACCAGCGCGAGAGTCGGAGTCGTCGCGAACCCGACGAAGTTCCGATGCAGGCGAATGTGTCGCAGCGACTCCGTTCGGATCAACTCTTCAGCAGCTTGCTCGTGGCACTCGATCTGAGTGAGCCCGAGACACCAGCGGGAGCGCCCGGTGGTCCTTATGCGAACTTCCGAAGTCCTCGCAACCTGTTTGCCAGTGCGTTTGGCTACGATCCGAGCAATCTGCGCGATGAAGTACAGACATCGATTCCTCAAGCGTTAGTGATGATGAACTCTCCGATCTTCAGCCGCGCCATCAGCGCGAGAAGTCGCACGAGTGGCCTCGGCAAACTGCTGGTTGAGATTTCCGATGATCGCGAAGCGGTGATGGAGTTGTACCTGCGTGTGCTTGCTCGTCAGCCGAGTCTTTCGGAACAAGAGACCGCGCTCAACTACATCCGCAGCACCACCAGTCGTGGTGAAGCATTTGAAGACCTCCTCTGGACGCTGCTCAACAGCACCGAGTTTTTGCATCGGCGGTAG
- a CDS encoding DUF1501 domain-containing protein gives MFAFHRQTSITLGRGTQMNRREVLRAIPLAAASAGLLSWTDLVTLQAEDLRKRGKACILLWMGGGPSQFETWSPKPGTSTGGETKAIETSVAGIQISENMPNVAKQMQEICLIRSMNSREGAHPRATYLMHTGYLPTSSVKYPTLGSLVSKEIGDATSELPSFVRIGLGRGLDGGAGLLGVDFDPFSLQAAGRLPDNTALTTSETRFDRRLRLLSQIEGDYAQQGGRQVVSDHQKVYAQTAKMIKSPEMKTFELSGESAKTREAYGSSNFGKGCLLARRLIESGVTFVEVTHGNWDTHDDNFARSKELCGGMDQPYAALLADLKARGLLDSTLVVWMGEFGRTPRVNPRAGRDHYPKAFSVALSGCGVKGGQVIGATNKTGEEVTDKPVGVSDLLRTICHRLEIDADKENMSSIGRPIKLVDGGEVIQEVAG, from the coding sequence ATGTTTGCATTTCATCGCCAAACCAGCATTACTTTGGGACGTGGTACGCAGATGAACCGTCGCGAAGTGCTGCGAGCGATTCCACTAGCAGCTGCTTCGGCGGGACTCTTATCGTGGACCGATCTTGTAACACTGCAGGCCGAAGATCTTCGCAAGCGAGGGAAGGCTTGCATCTTGCTGTGGATGGGTGGTGGCCCCAGCCAATTTGAAACTTGGAGCCCTAAGCCGGGGACTTCGACGGGGGGTGAAACCAAGGCGATCGAGACCAGCGTCGCAGGTATTCAGATTTCCGAGAACATGCCAAACGTAGCGAAGCAAATGCAGGAGATTTGCTTGATTCGTTCGATGAACAGCCGCGAAGGAGCGCATCCGCGAGCGACCTACTTGATGCATACCGGATACCTGCCGACGTCGAGCGTGAAGTATCCGACGCTTGGTTCGCTGGTATCGAAAGAAATCGGCGATGCGACCAGTGAGTTGCCCAGCTTTGTGCGGATCGGGCTAGGGCGGGGACTCGATGGTGGTGCCGGGCTGCTGGGTGTCGACTTTGATCCGTTTAGTCTACAGGCAGCGGGTCGCCTGCCCGATAACACGGCGCTCACGACGAGTGAAACCCGTTTCGATCGTCGGCTTCGATTACTCTCGCAGATTGAAGGCGATTACGCCCAGCAAGGTGGCCGCCAAGTGGTGTCGGATCATCAAAAGGTGTATGCCCAAACGGCCAAGATGATCAAGAGTCCCGAGATGAAGACGTTTGAGCTCAGTGGCGAATCGGCCAAAACGCGCGAGGCTTATGGAAGCTCGAACTTTGGTAAGGGATGCTTACTGGCGCGGCGGCTGATCGAGTCGGGAGTGACGTTTGTCGAAGTGACGCATGGCAACTGGGACACGCATGACGACAACTTTGCGAGAAGCAAGGAATTGTGCGGTGGAATGGACCAGCCTTACGCCGCGCTGCTGGCAGATTTGAAAGCCCGCGGGCTGCTGGATAGCACGCTGGTGGTGTGGATGGGAGAGTTTGGTCGCACACCGCGCGTGAATCCTCGTGCCGGCCGCGACCACTATCCCAAGGCGTTCAGCGTGGCCCTTTCGGGTTGTGGCGTGAAAGGGGGCCAAGTGATCGGCGCGACGAACAAAACCGGAGAAGAAGTGACCGACAAACCGGTCGGCGTAAGTGATCTGCTCCGAACGATCTGTCATCGCCTCGAAATCGATGCCGACAAAGAGAACATGAGCAGTATCGGCCGCCCCATCAAGCTGGTCGATGGGGGCGAAGTGATTCAGGAAGTTGCTGGATAG
- the tyrS gene encoding tyrosine--tRNA ligase — translation MTDIFAELSWRGLIHQTTSPDELPKWLAEQSRTLYCGFDPTADSLHVGSLLPLMLLRRFQKAGHRPLALVGGATGMIGDPSGKSEERKLLDTDSLAKNVAGIEQQLRLLLDFEGPSGARLLNNHDWMGKFSFLDFLRDVGKHVPVSVMMAKDSISGRFEREAGISYTEFSYMLLQAYDFVHLNKHFGCELQIGGSDQWGNITAGIDLARRMQGPQLYGMTCPLLLKSDGTKMGKSEKGAIYLSAKRTSPYAFYQYWVNVADADVGKCLRFLTELTQEEIDALDASRSTDAAARQSQKRLAEELTRMIHGTEGLSAAERATAIFFGAEISQLSDDQLTEIFADVPSQQLPKDRLSGDGLSLIDALVESGLAPSKKEARRTIEQGGAYVNNTKITAVDMKLSPASLASETTVVLRSGKKKYALLRFVG, via the coding sequence ATGACCGACATTTTCGCCGAACTTTCCTGGCGTGGCCTGATTCATCAAACCACGTCCCCCGATGAACTTCCAAAGTGGCTCGCCGAGCAGTCGCGCACGCTCTACTGTGGCTTCGATCCCACCGCCGACAGCTTGCACGTCGGTAGTCTCTTACCCCTGATGCTGCTTAGGCGGTTTCAAAAAGCGGGGCATCGCCCCCTGGCGCTCGTCGGTGGCGCGACCGGCATGATCGGCGACCCCAGCGGAAAAAGCGAAGAGCGAAAACTGCTCGATACCGATTCGCTCGCCAAGAATGTCGCCGGTATCGAACAACAGCTTCGATTGCTCCTCGATTTCGAGGGCCCGAGCGGCGCTCGCCTGCTGAACAATCACGACTGGATGGGAAAGTTTTCGTTCCTCGACTTTTTGCGCGATGTCGGCAAGCATGTGCCGGTGAGCGTGATGATGGCGAAGGACTCGATCTCGGGACGCTTCGAACGCGAAGCTGGCATCAGCTACACCGAGTTCAGCTACATGCTGCTGCAAGCCTACGACTTCGTGCATCTCAACAAACACTTCGGCTGCGAGCTGCAAATTGGCGGTAGCGATCAGTGGGGCAACATCACCGCTGGCATCGACCTGGCCCGCCGGATGCAAGGACCTCAGCTGTACGGTATGACCTGCCCGCTGCTGCTCAAGTCCGACGGCACCAAGATGGGTAAGTCCGAAAAAGGTGCGATCTACCTTTCGGCCAAACGAACCAGCCCTTACGCGTTTTATCAGTACTGGGTGAACGTCGCCGACGCCGATGTCGGCAAGTGCTTGCGGTTCCTTACCGAACTGACACAAGAGGAGATCGACGCACTCGACGCGAGCCGCAGCACCGATGCCGCTGCTCGCCAAAGCCAGAAGCGATTGGCCGAAGAACTGACGCGCATGATCCATGGCACCGAAGGGCTGTCAGCCGCCGAGCGAGCGACAGCCATCTTCTTTGGGGCCGAAATCAGCCAGCTTTCAGATGATCAGCTGACCGAGATTTTTGCCGACGTACCGAGCCAGCAGCTTCCCAAGGATCGGCTCAGCGGCGATGGACTCTCGCTAATCGACGCGCTTGTCGAATCGGGACTCGCGCCGAGCAAAAAAGAAGCTCGCCGCACGATCGAGCAAGGCGGAGCCTACGTTAACAACACGAAAATCACCGCGGTTGACATGAAGCTTTCGCCCGCCAGCTTGGCGAGCGAGACCACGGTGGTTTTGCGGAGCGGCAAGAAGAAATATGCTCTGCTCCGCTTTGTAGGCTAG
- a CDS encoding NHL repeat-containing protein has translation MPTIPSKPISRREWIVRSTAATLALGSLGTSGCMFGGPSPLPDLVWGRRGNSPGKFTKPRAVTIDAADNLYVVDTTPRIQVFTGDGEMLRNWQTPEFANGKPSGLSMDREGNLLVSDTHYFRVLTYTPTGELLKDRTIGGVCGHGEGEFGFVTDCVQDSQGNYFVAEYGEFDRIQKFSPDRKFLLQWGSPGGELMQFKRPQKLVIDDQDQLWVTDACNHRVQVFDIRGNQVKLVAHWGQHGYEPGQLNYPYDILLDGQGHVYLCEFGNHRVQKFTLDGKFLASWGTNGREPGQLDQPWGIIQDSRGRMYVLDSYNHRVQRFWL, from the coding sequence ATGCCCACGATCCCATCCAAGCCGATCAGCCGACGCGAGTGGATTGTCCGCTCCACCGCTGCCACGCTTGCGCTTGGATCGCTGGGCACTAGTGGTTGCATGTTTGGGGGGCCTTCTCCACTTCCCGACCTCGTTTGGGGACGACGCGGCAATAGTCCAGGGAAGTTCACCAAGCCTCGCGCTGTGACAATCGACGCCGCTGACAATCTCTACGTGGTCGATACCACCCCTCGCATTCAAGTCTTTACCGGCGATGGCGAGATGCTGCGGAATTGGCAAACGCCCGAGTTTGCCAACGGTAAGCCTTCAGGGCTGTCGATGGATCGCGAGGGAAATCTGCTCGTCTCCGATACGCACTACTTTCGCGTGCTGACCTACACACCCACAGGCGAGCTATTGAAAGATCGCACGATTGGTGGCGTTTGTGGTCATGGGGAAGGAGAGTTCGGTTTTGTTACCGATTGCGTTCAGGACTCGCAAGGAAATTACTTCGTTGCCGAGTATGGCGAGTTCGACCGCATTCAAAAATTCTCGCCTGATCGCAAATTTTTGCTGCAATGGGGCTCGCCCGGCGGTGAATTGATGCAGTTCAAGCGTCCGCAGAAGCTGGTGATCGACGACCAGGATCAGCTGTGGGTTACCGACGCTTGCAATCACCGTGTCCAGGTGTTCGACATCCGAGGGAACCAGGTGAAGCTAGTAGCGCACTGGGGTCAGCATGGCTATGAACCGGGGCAGCTGAACTATCCCTACGATATTTTGCTCGACGGCCAAGGGCACGTCTATTTGTGCGAGTTTGGGAATCATCGCGTGCAGAAATTCACGCTTGATGGGAAGTTTTTGGCGAGTTGGGGGACGAACGGACGGGAGCCCGGCCAACTCGACCAACCTTGGGGAATTATTCAGGATAGTCGTGGGCGGATGTATGTACTCGACTCCTACAACCATCGAGTACAGCGGTTTTGGTTGTGA